A window of the Helianthus annuus cultivar XRQ/B chromosome 4, HanXRQr2.0-SUNRISE, whole genome shotgun sequence genome harbors these coding sequences:
- the LOC110936616 gene encoding RNA-binding KH domain-containing protein RCF3 — protein MMDRSRSKRYYYDQDYDHMDSFPRTKQRYNYNNSHHYGPNNNHNHHHQQPQRRSIAGGRKVQDPSSLMVTTSYRILCHDAKAGSVIGKSGSIIKAIRQHTGAWINVHELIPGDEERIIEISDTRRRDPDGRMPNFSPAQEALLLIHERILESDGGMGGYGGMGDEEEEVYMGSRMVSRLVVSRMHVGCLLGKGGKIIEQMRMETKTHIRVLPRDHTIPRCVDMSEEIVQVVGDMVSVKNAIEIISSRLRESQHRDRSHFQNRMQSPDRFFPPEDDFMHHPNNIIRRQSMDGNNYGPRLSGGLNNSRSFSQGSRPSGYVNDTAADNAQSLYAEDLVFRILCPSSKVDSVIGQSDGFMELLQNEIGVEVRVADRVAGSDEQIIIISSEEGPDDDLFPAQEALLHIQTRILDLVPEKENFITTRLLLSAGEIACLDARDGFLAETKKMTGADIQILPRDNLPQFVSVNDELVQIVGEIRAAREALVELTLRLRSYIFQGLFQKDGQPSPFLAPSPVGSASNFEAASSNNPTSTVASSQTTAAPIPAKNNGGSNSEAVNQTETGSCDDAPGATNRIAVPLVTRSILEVVIPEYAVPKLITKSRNKLAQISELSGANVKLVDTSPEAMEHIIQISGTPEQAERAQSLLQGFILSTQEDGP, from the exons ATGATGGATCGATCAAGATCTAAACGCTACTATTACGATCAGGACTATGACCACATGGACAGTTTTCCTAGAACTAAACAACGCTACAACTACAACAACAGCCACCATTACGGCCCTAACaacaaccacaaccaccaccaccagcagccgcAGCGGCGGAGCATCGCCGGTGGCCGGAAAGTGCAGGATCCCTCGTCCCTGATGGTTACCACAAGTTACCGGATCCTATGTCACGATGCGAAAGCCGGAAGCGTGATAGGGAAGTCAGGGAGTATAATCAAGGCAATCAGGCAACACACAGGGGCTTGGATTAATGTTCATGAATTGATTCCGGGGGACGAGGAGAGGATAATTGAGATATCCGATACGCGGCGGAGGGATCCGGATGGGAGAATGCCGAATTTTTCGCCTGCGCAAGAGGCCTTGTTGTTGATACATGAGAGGATATTGGAGAGTGATGGGGGTATGGGGGGTTATGGGGGTATGGGggatgaggaggaggaggtgtATATGGGGAGTCGGATGGTTTCGAGGTTGGTTGTGTCTCGGATGCATGTTGGTTGTTTGCTTGGAAAAGGTGGGAAGATTATTGAGCAGATGAGGATGGAGACTAAGACTCATATTAGGGTTTTGCCTCGAGATCATACCATTCCGCGTTGTGTCGATATGTCTGAGGAAATTGTTCAG GTTGTTGGTGACATGGTCTCAGTAAAGAACGCAATAGAAATTATCTCCTCACGATTACGTGAAAGTCAACATCGGGACCGTAGTCATTTCCAGAACCGAATGCAATCACCTGATCGGTTCTTTCCTCCCGAAGATGATTTCATGCATCACCCAAATAACATAATCCGTCGACAATCAATGGACGGGAATAACTACGGTCCCCGTTTATCTGGTGGTCTAAACAATTCTAGAAGCTTTAGTCAGGGCTCACGTCCATCTGGTTATGTTAACGACACTGCAGCTGACAATGCTCAGTCACTATATGCAGAAGATCTCGTGTTTAGAATACTTTGTCCAAGTAGCAAGGTAGATAGCGTTATTGGGCAATCCGATGGGTTTATGGAGTTGCTTCAGAATGAAATTGGTGTCGAAGTTCGGGTCGCTGATCGTGTGGCTGGGTCAGATGAACAAATAATCATCATTTCTTCAGAGGAG GGCCCTGATGACGATCTGTTTCCTGCTCAAGAAGCACTTTTGCATATTCAGACTCGAATTCTGGATCTTGTTCCTGAAAAAGAAAATTTTATCACTACTCGTCTTTTACTGTCTGCTGGTGAAATCGCGTGTTTGGATGCAAGAGATGGGTTCTTAGCGGAAACCAAGAAAATGACGGGTGCAGATATTCAGATTCTGCCCAGAGATAATCTTCCACAGTTTGTATCAGTTAATGATGAACTTGTACAG ATTGTTGGAGAAATCAGGGCCGCTAGAGAAGCTCTTGTGGAGTTGACATTGAGATTACGGAGTTATATATTTCAAGGGTTATTCCAAAAAGACGGTCAACCCAGTCCGTTTCTTGCACCGAGCCCTGTGGGGAGTGCTTCAAATTTTGAAGCAGCTTCTAGCAATAACCCTACTTCTACCGTTGCATCCAGCCAAACGACAGCCGCACCCATTCCAGCAAAG AATAACGGGGGATCTAACAGTGAAGCTGTAAATCAAACTGAAACTGGGAGTTGTGACGATGCACCAGGTGCAACAAACAG GATTGCTGTGCCGCTGGTTACTAGGAGTATACTAGAAGTTGTCATACCAGAGTATGCGGTCCCCAAGCTGATAACAAAGTCAAGAAATAAACTCGCTCAGATCAGTGAA CTTTCGGGAGCCAATGTTAAATTGGTTGATACAAGCCCAGAAGCAATGGAGCATATCATCCAAATATCTGGTACCCCGGAGCAGGCTGAAAGAGCCCAGAGTTTGCTCCAAGGATTTATTTTGAGCA CCCAAGAAGATGGTCCTTGA